A window of the Lactobacillus amylovorus DSM 20531 genome harbors these coding sequences:
- a CDS encoding transporter substrate-binding domain-containing protein: protein MSGRKIFNTIISVIAAVVVLASAYMGLTKPYLARSAGGSGWSNNNSVTQIKRRGYIRIGVYGDLPPYGWVNSQGKRVGFDLRLARELAKELGVKPRFTQLNGNNRVDALNSNKVDMVLANFTKTPERAEVVDFAHPYMKVSTGVVSPKSHPITSEKQLRGKQLILLKGSTGENYFANRPGIKLLRFDSETQQFNAMKNKRGAALADDNSYLYAWIKKNPQYVVGIRSIGPHQFIAPAVKKGNKSLLKWTNKQINRLTAEGFFKKDYQIELKPYFGKGIVPSDILLK from the coding sequence ATGAGTGGACGAAAGATATTCAACACTATTATTAGTGTAATTGCCGCTGTCGTAGTGTTAGCTTCAGCTTATATGGGTTTAACTAAACCATATCTAGCTCGTTCTGCTGGTGGTAGCGGTTGGAGTAACAATAATAGTGTGACCCAAATTAAGCGTCGAGGTTATATTCGAATTGGTGTTTATGGCGACTTACCACCATATGGTTGGGTTAACTCTCAAGGCAAACGGGTTGGTTTTGATTTGCGACTTGCACGAGAATTAGCTAAAGAATTAGGTGTGAAACCACGATTTACCCAACTTAACGGAAATAACCGGGTTGACGCATTGAATTCTAATAAAGTAGATATGGTCTTAGCCAACTTTACCAAGACTCCAGAAAGAGCAGAAGTAGTAGATTTTGCCCATCCTTACATGAAAGTATCAACTGGTGTCGTTTCACCTAAGAGTCACCCGATTACCAGTGAAAAGCAATTGCGAGGGAAACAATTGATTCTTTTGAAAGGATCAACGGGTGAAAACTACTTTGCTAACCGTCCTGGAATAAAGCTTTTACGTTTTGATTCAGAAACCCAGCAATTTAATGCAATGAAAAATAAGCGAGGAGCTGCATTAGCTGATGATAACTCCTACTTATATGCCTGGATTAAAAAGAATCCGCAATATGTAGTAGGAATTAGATCAATTGGTCCTCACCAATTTATTGCACCTGCTGTTAAGAAGGGTAACAAATCTTTATTGAAGTGGACTAATAAACAAATCAATCGTTTGACTGCTGAAGGTTTCTTCAAGAAAGATTACCAAATTGAACTTAAACCATACTTTGGTAAAGGAATTGTGCCTAGCGACATTTTATTAAAGTAA
- a CDS encoding amino acid ABC transporter ATP-binding protein, with translation MTEEILKVEHLNKFYGDWQVLHDISFNLKKGEVLAILGPSGSGKSTLLRTLNGLENYKNGEIVFHGKKVQSSPKEWQAIRQKIGMVFQSYDLFPNLTVMQNILLAPTKVQKRDRAEVEQEAHHLLKRVNMDQYADTYPRELSGGQQQRVAIVRTLAMKPEVILLDEITASLDPEMVRGIEDIVKKLSENDHMTMILVTHQMNFAKRVADQVLFLEKGRIIEKTPCEQFFTEPQSERAQQFLTDMDF, from the coding sequence ATGACTGAAGAAATTTTAAAAGTGGAACATCTAAACAAGTTTTATGGTGACTGGCAAGTACTTCACGATATTAGCTTTAATTTGAAAAAGGGTGAAGTTTTGGCGATTCTGGGTCCCTCAGGTTCAGGTAAATCAACACTCTTAAGAACACTGAATGGTTTGGAAAATTATAAAAATGGTGAGATTGTCTTTCATGGTAAAAAGGTCCAGTCCTCTCCAAAAGAATGGCAAGCTATTCGACAAAAGATTGGCATGGTTTTTCAATCATATGATCTTTTTCCAAACCTAACAGTAATGCAAAATATTCTTTTGGCACCTACAAAGGTCCAAAAACGGGATCGAGCAGAAGTAGAACAAGAAGCACATCATTTGTTAAAACGGGTAAATATGGATCAATATGCTGACACGTATCCTCGAGAATTATCTGGTGGTCAACAACAAAGAGTGGCAATTGTCCGTACTTTAGCTATGAAGCCTGAAGTTATTCTACTTGATGAAATTACTGCATCTCTTGACCCTGAAATGGTTCGTGGTATTGAAGATATTGTTAAAAAACTTTCAGAAAATGATCATATGACAATGATTTTAGTTACTCACCAAATGAACTTTGCTAAACGTGTCGCTGATCAAGTCCTCTTTTTGGAAAAAGGCAGGATTATTGAGAAAACTCCTTGTGAACAGTTCTTTACTGAACCACAATCTGAAAGAGCTCAGCAATTCCTCACTGATATGGACTTCTAG
- a CDS encoding amino acid ABC transporter permease, with protein sequence MAHSGINVLFSGSNFDRLLVGLWTSIWIAALSIIIGLLIGTIFGVLRTMPNKIIRCILRVYMEIFRILPSVVLLYLVYYILPRSLHINWPGTWMAVLAFSLWVAAEFSDIVRGALQSVPLAQKESGLALGLSKMQLFLYVLLPQAFKLELPATINLATRVIKTTSILMLISVMDVINVGQQIIEANNQKFPTGVFWVYGLIFFFYFILDYPLSVWAKSLMAKQK encoded by the coding sequence ATGGCGCATTCGGGGATTAATGTCTTATTTAGCGGCAGCAACTTTGATCGGCTATTAGTTGGTTTATGGACCTCTATTTGGATTGCTGCTTTGTCAATTATCATTGGATTGCTTATTGGAACTATATTCGGTGTTCTTCGGACAATGCCGAATAAAATAATTCGTTGCATTTTAAGAGTCTACATGGAGATCTTTAGGATTTTACCTAGCGTAGTTTTACTTTATTTGGTTTATTATATTTTGCCTCGTAGCTTGCATATTAATTGGCCGGGTACTTGGATGGCAGTCTTAGCTTTTTCGCTTTGGGTAGCAGCAGAGTTCAGCGATATTGTTCGTGGGGCTTTGCAATCCGTGCCATTAGCTCAAAAGGAAAGTGGCTTGGCATTGGGTTTGAGTAAGATGCAGCTTTTCTTGTATGTTTTGTTACCTCAAGCATTCAAATTAGAGTTACCAGCTACGATCAACTTAGCAACAAGAGTAATTAAAACAACTTCTATTTTAATGTTGATCAGTGTAATGGATGTTATCAATGTGGGACAACAAATTATTGAAGCAAATAATCAAAAATTCCCAACAGGTGTTTTCTGGGTTTATGGTTTGATTTTCTTCTTTTACTTTATCCTGGATTATCCTTTATCAGTATGGGCAAAGAGTTTAATGGCAAAGCAAAAATAG